Genomic window (Cetobacterium somerae ATCC BAA-474):
ATAGTATAAATATTTTTTATACTATATATTTATATTTTTATTTGAAAAGTATCATTATATTTAAATATCGGAGGAGAGCATGGAAAAAATCTACGACTTAATAATCGTTGGAGCAGGACCAGCAGGATTAGCAGCAGGGGTTTATGGAGCTAGGGCAAAAATGGAAACTCTAATTTTAGAAAAAGGATCTATAGGTGGAATGGCTGCAAAAACTACTGAGATAGTCAACTATCCTGGGATACCAAAAACATCTGGAGAAAAACTAGGTGAAGTTATGTCTAAACACGCAGAAAAATTAGGTGCTACAATTGTAAGAGATAGTATAAGAACAGTTGAATTAAATGGTGAGATAAAAATTTTAAAAAGTAGAAGAAAAGAATATAAAGCTAGAAGTGTAATTTTTGCAACAGGAACAAGACCTAGAGTTTTAGGAATTCCTGGGGAAATAGATTTTAAAGGTAGAGGTGTGGCCTATTGTGCTACTTGTGATGCTGAATTTTTCTCAAATCAAGAGGTTGTTGTTGTTGGAAGTGGAGATCAAGCTATTGAAGAGGGAATGTTTATATCCAAATATGCTTCAAAAGTAAAAGTTATAGTTCTTCATGATGAAGGAGTATTAGATTGTAATAGATTAAGTGCAGAGGAAGCTTTTAAAAATCCTAAAATAGAGTTTATTTGGAATTCAACTTTAGATGAGATTATAGGAGATGAGTCTGTAGAGAGAGTAAAAGTTAAGAATTTAAAAACAAGTGAAATAACAGATATCCCTTGCAAAGGTGTATTTTTCTTTGTTGGAATGATTCCGAATACTGAATTTTTAGAAGAAACAGATTTAAAACTTGATAAGAGAGGCCACATTGAGTGCGATACTCTATTAAATTCATCAATTTCTGGTGTTTTTGTAGCTGGAGATGTAAGAGAAAAATATTTAAAGCAGGTTATAACAGCAGCAGCAGATGGAGCTGTAGCGGCAGTAGCAGCAGAAAAATATTTAGAAGAGATGAATGTTTATGCAAATAGAATCAAGGATAAAAATGTAGCTATTGGTTTTTGGAATTCATTAGATAGTGATGGATTAAAATATCTCTCTGAAAAAGAAAAAGAGTTAAGAGAGAATAACATAGAAGATTTTATCTATATTGATATTAGAAAAAATAGATATTTAGCAAAATTCTTTGATAAAGAAAATATAGAGAGTCCAGAACTAATAATCAACAAATAAAATAAAAACACATAAAAATAGGGAGGTTACAAAATGGGTCATCCAACGATTTATCCAACAGGAGCAACGATTTATAATCCAGAAAAAGCATGGAGTGGGTATACACTTTTTCCTTTAAAAGGACAAGGGGTAATGCTAATAGATATGAATGGAGGAGAGATTAGACTTTGGGAAAATTTAAAAGGTTTTCCTGCAAAGATGTTTCCAGGAGGATATGTTTTAGGTAGTAAAAGAGAGAGAAGTTCAAAGTTTGGAATGCAAGATTATGAGGATGTTGTACAACTAGACTGGGATGGAAATGAAGTTTGGAGATTTGATAGATATGAATATATCGAAGATGAAGGGACGGAGCCAAGATGGATGGCAAGACAACATCATGATTATCAAAGAGAGGGAAATCCAGTTGGATACTATGCACCTGGTATGGAACCAAAGGTACATGGTGGAAAAACTTTAATACTTGGACATAAAACAGTGAGAAATTTAAAAATATCAGATAAATTATTATTAGATGATGTTATTTATGAAGTTGATGAGGATGGAAAAATAATTTGGGAATGGGTTTGTAATGAACATTTTGATGAGTTTGGATTTTCAGAAGAAGCTAAAAATGTTTTATTTAGAAATCCAAATTTAAGAAGTGTTGAGCCAGAAAAAGTTGGAGACTGGATGCATATAAACTCAATGTCAGCTTTAGGTCCTAACAAGTGGTACGATGCTGGTGATGAAAGATTCCATCCAGATAATATAATTTGGGATGGAAGAGAAACAAATATTATCGCTATAATAAGTAAAGAAACTGGAGAGGTTGTATGGAAAATTGGTCCATATTATAATACTCCAGAGTTCAAGCATTTAGGATGTATCATTGGACAACACCATGCACATATGATTCCAAGAGGATTACCTGGAGAAGGAAATGTTCTTGTATTTGATAACGGTGGATGGGCAGGATATGGTGCCCCAAATCCTGAATCTAAATATGGAGAGAAAAATGCAAGAAGAGATTACTCTAGAATATTAGAAATAGATCCAGTTACATTAGAAATTGTATGGCAATATACACCAAAAGAAGCTGGATTTGTAATGCCATTAGATGCTTCAAGATTTTATAGTCCGTTTATAAGTGGAGCTCAAAGATTAGCAAATGGAAATACTTTAATAACTGAGGGATCAAATGGAAGATTGATTGAAGTAACTCCAAGCTATGAAATTGTATGGGAATATATAAATCCATATTGGGATAAAGAGATTATGAATATGAATATGATTTTTAGAGCTTATAGAGTTCCTTACGAGTGGGTACCTCAACTGGAAAAACCAGAGGAAACTCCAATTAAAAAGGTAGATGTTTCTACATTTAGAGTTCCTGGATCAAAACCTTTAGGTGGAGCAACAAGAGTTGCTGTTGATGGAGTTTCACCATGGGAAAAATCAAATGCTTTAAATGCATGTGTAGCTGCTGGAGACGAAACAGAAGAAAAACCTAAATTATTTAAAATAAACTCTACGTTATTCGCACATTTAGATGAAAAAAATCTTAACGATGAAATTTCTAAAGTTGAAAATATAGGAATGATATTTGTTGGAGCAGAAAGATGTAAAAACTGTATGGCTCTTCAACCTATATTAGAAGAGTTAGTTCCAATTTATAAAGAGGAAGCTAATATGGTCGCATTCCATTTAGACGCTGATAAAAATAAAGAGTTTATGAGTAAGCATAGTTTAAAGTCAATTCCAGTTTTATTATTAGTAAAAGATAATGAGATTGTTGACAGACTTTCAGGATTTAATCCAATTGATGAAGTTGAAGAGTTTATAGAGAGAAATCTATAGGAGGATTAAAGAAAATGAGAGAGATGGAGAGTGAAAGAGCCTTAAAAGGCTCTTTCTATACAATAAATAGCGATTTTTATAAATGGATTGGAACATTTACAGCATTAATTATGATTTGGGTTACAGCTCAAAGTTATAGTTTAGATTATAAAACATCAATGTTTTTTGTGATTACTATATTCGCTGTTTTGCTTTGGTGTTTTTCATTAATTCCAGACGCTATAACAGGTTTGTTACTTCCAACTTTATACGTTGTTTTTAAAGTGGCCTCACCGAATACGGCTTTTAAACCTTGGACTTCAACAATTCCTTGGCTGGTTTTAGCAGCTATGTTAATGTCAACAATGCTTAATGAAACTGGTGTGGCTAGAAGAATAGCTATTTGGAGTATTGCAAAATTTGGAAAAACATTTGCAACTATCCTTTTAGGGATAACCTTAGCAGGAATAATTATAACTCCATTTATTCCATCGGTTATTGCTAAAATAGTAATTTTTAATATCATAACAATGGGTCTGATTGAAACTTTAGGTTACAAACCTAAAAGTTTAGAAGCAACACTGCTAACAATGGCTGGATTTTTCGTTATCTCAACTTTAAGACTTGGATTTGCAACAGGAGATTCAGGAATTATAATTGGATTAAATTATGCTCAACAAGTTACTGGTCAAACTTTAACTTGGATGCAATATTTAATTCATAATTTACCATATATATTTTTTTATACTTTTGGCTCTTTAGGAGTATTGGTTTTATTTGCAAAGAACACTAAACCTTTAACTTCAGAAAAAAGGATGTTGTTAGAAAAAAAATATTTAGATTTAGGTAAAATAAAAGATAAAGAGAAAAAAGCTTTTATAGTTATGGGAGTTGCACTTCTATTTATGTCTACAGAAAGTATTCATAAAATCAACTCAGCTTGGATTTTAGTAGTTCTTTCTTCATTATTTTTTATACCTAAACTAGGATTATTAAATAATGAGAGTTTAAAAAAAGTAAATTTATTATCACTTCTGTTTATTGTAGGGGCCATGAGCATCGGAAGCGTTGCATCAGAGACTCAGGCGATAAATATAATAAAAGATTTTCTACAACCATTTTTCAAAGGATCAAACTTTTCTATAATAACAGTATCATATATTTCTGGTATTTTATTAAACTTTTTACTTACACCATTAGCAGCTATGTCTTCTTTCACAATACCTTTAATTCAACTAGGACTTGAAAATAATATAAATCCTTATGTAATGACATATATTTTTCAAGTTTCTTTAGATCAGTATCTATTACCATATGAATTTGCAGGATTATTATTAGTTTATACTTCAGGATATGTATCTTTAAGTACTTTAGTAAAGATTCTTATAGTTCGTATGTTTTTAGGATTAGTTATTTTATTAGGAATAGCTTATCCATGGTGGAATATTTTGGGAATAATGTCAAGTTAATAAAAGAGTAAGGAGGGTCTATGAATAGTAAAAAAGATATACCTTTATATATAGCTTTATTACCGATAGCTTTTCTTCTTATAATAATATCTTATGCAGTTATAATAGCTAAATTACCAGTTCATTTTCCAGTTTTTGCTTCAGCAATGTTTGCGGCTTTAGTAGCAAAAGTTTTATTAAAATGTAATTGGAAAAATTTAGAGGGTGGAATTTCAGATACTTTAAAAATGGTTATAATTCCAATAATGATACTGTTAGTTATAGGAATGTCCATAGGAACATGGATATTATCAGGAGCTGTACCTACGATGATATACTATGGTCTTAAAATGATAACACCAGATATATTTTTACCAGTAGCTTTAATTAGTTCATCATTAATATCAATTTCAACAGGTAGCTCTTGGACAACAATGTCAACAATAGGAATCGCTTTAATTGGAATGGGGGAGGGGCTAGGAATTCCTCGAGAAGTTATAGTAGGAGCTGTATTATCAGGAGCATATTTTGGTGATAAGATGTCCCCACTATCAGATACAACAAACTTAGCTCCGCTTATGGCTGGAGCAAAATTATTTGATCACATAAAACATATGCTTTACACAACTGTACCAGCATATATTTTAGCTCTTATAGGTTTTATTATTTTAGGAAATAAATATTCTAATGCAGTAATTGATAATATTGGAGTAGATTTAATGTTAACGACTTTAAATCAAACTTTTACAATAACTCCTTGGCTAATTTTAATTCCAATTTTAACAATAGGATTAGTTATGAAAAAAGTTCCAGCTTTACCTGGATTATTTTCTGGTGCTTTATTAGGTGGAGTTGCAGCAATGGTAATTCAAAAAAAAGCTTTAATTGATATTATGAGAGTTTTACAATTTGGATATAAAAGTGAAACTGGAGTTAAAGCTATAGATAGTTTATTAACTCGTGGTGGAATGTCTTCAATGCTAATGACAATATCTTTGATTATTTCAGCTTTAGCCTTTGCAGGAATAATGGAAAAATCTGGAATGCTAGATAAATTAGCAACAACAATATCTAAAGTAGCTAATACTAAGAATAAAATTGTAGTAGCTTCTGTGATTACTCCAATTCTAACTAATTTATGTGCGGGTGGACAATACATGTCAATTGTAATAACTGGTAGAATGTTTAGAAAAAATTATGAGGAACTAAATTTGGCTCCAAAGAATTTATCAAGAGCTCTAGAAGATGGAGGAACAATAACATCACCTTTGGTTCCATGGACTGTATGTGGAGCTTTTGTGGCAAGTACTTTTGAAGTTCCAACATATATTTATGCACCATTTTGTCTATTTAATCTAATTTGTCCTGTTATTTCGATATTTTATGGGATTTTTGGAATAACGATAGAGGAGAATAGTGATTTAATAGAAAATATACTAGAAAATAAAGAGGTTGAAGAGATAATTTCTGAGAATAACTAAGACGACCTATAATAAAAAATAATGAAATTAAATATTTATTTTAGAAAAATACCATTCCCATTCTTATTTTGGGTGGTATTTTTTTATTATATATATTTCTCGCATTTATATAATTTTAATATCGCTTTTAAAAGGTGAAATTTTAATATATTGATTATTCCTAGTAAAATCAATAAAACAAATCTCGTATTATTAGGAGAATACGAGATTTATAGAAATTTATAAAAAGTAGATATAATAAATAACCACCTAAAATTTT
Coding sequences:
- a CDS encoding aryl-sulfate sulfotransferase, yielding MGHPTIYPTGATIYNPEKAWSGYTLFPLKGQGVMLIDMNGGEIRLWENLKGFPAKMFPGGYVLGSKRERSSKFGMQDYEDVVQLDWDGNEVWRFDRYEYIEDEGTEPRWMARQHHDYQREGNPVGYYAPGMEPKVHGGKTLILGHKTVRNLKISDKLLLDDVIYEVDEDGKIIWEWVCNEHFDEFGFSEEAKNVLFRNPNLRSVEPEKVGDWMHINSMSALGPNKWYDAGDERFHPDNIIWDGRETNIIAIISKETGEVVWKIGPYYNTPEFKHLGCIIGQHHAHMIPRGLPGEGNVLVFDNGGWAGYGAPNPESKYGEKNARRDYSRILEIDPVTLEIVWQYTPKEAGFVMPLDASRFYSPFISGAQRLANGNTLITEGSNGRLIEVTPSYEIVWEYINPYWDKEIMNMNMIFRAYRVPYEWVPQLEKPEETPIKKVDVSTFRVPGSKPLGGATRVAVDGVSPWEKSNALNACVAAGDETEEKPKLFKINSTLFAHLDEKNLNDEISKVENIGMIFVGAERCKNCMALQPILEELVPIYKEEANMVAFHLDADKNKEFMSKHSLKSIPVLLLVKDNEIVDRLSGFNPIDEVEEFIERNL
- the trxB gene encoding thioredoxin-disulfide reductase is translated as MEKIYDLIIVGAGPAGLAAGVYGARAKMETLILEKGSIGGMAAKTTEIVNYPGIPKTSGEKLGEVMSKHAEKLGATIVRDSIRTVELNGEIKILKSRRKEYKARSVIFATGTRPRVLGIPGEIDFKGRGVAYCATCDAEFFSNQEVVVVGSGDQAIEEGMFISKYASKVKVIVLHDEGVLDCNRLSAEEAFKNPKIEFIWNSTLDEIIGDESVERVKVKNLKTSEITDIPCKGVFFFVGMIPNTEFLEETDLKLDKRGHIECDTLLNSSISGVFVAGDVREKYLKQVITAAADGAVAAVAAEKYLEEMNVYANRIKDKNVAIGFWNSLDSDGLKYLSEKEKELRENNIEDFIYIDIRKNRYLAKFFDKENIESPELIINK
- the nhaC gene encoding Na+/H+ antiporter NhaC, translated to MNSKKDIPLYIALLPIAFLLIIISYAVIIAKLPVHFPVFASAMFAALVAKVLLKCNWKNLEGGISDTLKMVIIPIMILLVIGMSIGTWILSGAVPTMIYYGLKMITPDIFLPVALISSSLISISTGSSWTTMSTIGIALIGMGEGLGIPREVIVGAVLSGAYFGDKMSPLSDTTNLAPLMAGAKLFDHIKHMLYTTVPAYILALIGFIILGNKYSNAVIDNIGVDLMLTTLNQTFTITPWLILIPILTIGLVMKKVPALPGLFSGALLGGVAAMVIQKKALIDIMRVLQFGYKSETGVKAIDSLLTRGGMSSMLMTISLIISALAFAGIMEKSGMLDKLATTISKVANTKNKIVVASVITPILTNLCAGGQYMSIVITGRMFRKNYEELNLAPKNLSRALEDGGTITSPLVPWTVCGAFVASTFEVPTYIYAPFCLFNLICPVISIFYGIFGITIEENSDLIENILENKEVEEIISENN
- a CDS encoding SLC13 family permease, encoding MREMESERALKGSFYTINSDFYKWIGTFTALIMIWVTAQSYSLDYKTSMFFVITIFAVLLWCFSLIPDAITGLLLPTLYVVFKVASPNTAFKPWTSTIPWLVLAAMLMSTMLNETGVARRIAIWSIAKFGKTFATILLGITLAGIIITPFIPSVIAKIVIFNIITMGLIETLGYKPKSLEATLLTMAGFFVISTLRLGFATGDSGIIIGLNYAQQVTGQTLTWMQYLIHNLPYIFFYTFGSLGVLVLFAKNTKPLTSEKRMLLEKKYLDLGKIKDKEKKAFIVMGVALLFMSTESIHKINSAWILVVLSSLFFIPKLGLLNNESLKKVNLLSLLFIVGAMSIGSVASETQAINIIKDFLQPFFKGSNFSIITVSYISGILLNFLLTPLAAMSSFTIPLIQLGLENNINPYVMTYIFQVSLDQYLLPYEFAGLLLVYTSGYVSLSTLVKILIVRMFLGLVILLGIAYPWWNILGIMSS